Part of the uncultured Desulfobacter sp. genome, TATTAAAGATGTTAAAGATTGTTATTGTTTTTTGTAAAAAAATATGAATTCACCACGCAAACATGATGGTGTTCTTTGACTGATTTAACGTCATTGGGGATACGCCATAAGCAAACGATTTTTAGGCGTGATTTCACCGGGAATTTTTTTAGTCATCACGGAATATCCTTGGCCGGCAAGCTTGAAAGCCCGCACGGCATCCACGGCTAGGGGACCGTCCATCCAGCCGTCAAGCCCGCCTGTGTCACAAAGGTCAAGATCATGGCAGCACGGCAGTACCGCAAGTTTGGCCCTGGCGGCCACGGCTTTTTCAATCACCGTATCCGTCAGCCTGCCGCAGGCATGTACGGAGACAACAATATCCCGGGGCGATAAGTCCACCTGCTCAAGGGGCATCCGGCTGAAAAAAATTCTATCCTTTAAACGGGGCCATCTTTCGGTCAGATTTTGGGAGAGCACGGCTGCATTTTCCGGGATCTGGGTATCAACGGCCAATGCATTGGGCGAGGTATCATCTAATAGTAGTAATATGTGGGACACCAGTCCGTGGCCGCATGCCAGATCAACGATTCTGCCGCCTCGAAAATGCCGTCTGATGCGCTTTGCCACCTCCCATGCCTCGTAAAGCTCTTTTCGGGGCAGTGTCTGTGACCGGCATACCGCCCGTGCAATTTTATCAAACAGGGTTTCCTTGGGAAATAACGCCTGCTGATGTATGGTGAGCCTGTTTTTAGAGGATTTTTTCATATTGGAACGCACAATACAAAGATACATGAAAAAAAACAAGGACGCCTAACAGTATAATATCAGGGAATTTGCTTGACGTTAAAGGTTTATACTGAGCCGCCCAATGATTATTCTTGAATGAATTCCGGAAAAACGATAAATATAAAGGACATCGTTACAGTCTGCAACAGGTTTTGAAAAAGCGGCTGCTGTTCCCCGTTTTCGCTTTTTTTAAAAAATGATTGATCATCAACTCCACCCCATCGGATAAGACGCGGTATGGCTGAAAAAACAGATCGCACAAAACCGGAAGCCAACATTCAGGGAAAGGGCAGCCCGCAAGTTGAGACAGGTGACTTGCGCCTGCTGGAAAATGACGAAGTATATGTAAGCCTTTTCAGGGAAAACTGTGCTGTCATGCTCATGGTCGACCCTGACAATCTAAATATCATTGACGCCAACCAAGCGGCCCTCCTTTTTTACGGATGGACCCATGAGCAGATAATCCGAAAAAAGGCAACAGATATTAACAATATTGAAGAAAGCGTGCTGGTCCCGAAAATTAAGGAAGCGATGTATAAAAAAAACGCTCATTTTTTTACCAGCCACTGCATGGCCAATGGGAGTATCCGGGATGTTGAAGTTTATGCAAGCCCCATTATCTTAAACGGGGAAAAACGCATCCATGCCATTATCCATGATACCACCGAACGAAAAAAAGCCGCCGAGGCCATTGCCCGGTCTAAACAGAAACTTGCTGAACAGGCCATACGCACAAACCATCTTGCCTCTCTCGGTGAACTTGCAGCCGGCGTGGCCCATGAGATTAATAATCCTGTGACCGGCATTATCAGTCTGGCAGAAGTTCTTATGGATAAATTTGCAGAAGATGAAAGGGAGAGAAAAATCCCTGAGATGATTATCCATGAAGGTGAGCGGATCAGCAAAATCGTAAAAAATTTGCTTTCCTTTGCCAAAGACAGAGACGATGATTTCACGCCGGTCTGCATAAAGGATGTGCTCAGACTGTCAGTTTCTCTTATGGAAAGACAGATTTTAAAGGACGGCATACATTTGTCCATTAATCTTCCCCAAAGACCTTTTAGCGTCAATGGCAGAAGCCATGAACTCCAACAGG contains:
- a CDS encoding methyltransferase; the encoded protein is MYLCIVRSNMKKSSKNRLTIHQQALFPKETLFDKIARAVCRSQTLPRKELYEAWEVAKRIRRHFRGGRIVDLACGHGLVSHILLLLDDTSPNALAVDTQIPENAAVLSQNLTERWPRLKDRIFFSRMPLEQVDLSPRDIVVSVHACGRLTDTVIEKAVAARAKLAVLPCCHDLDLCDTGGLDGWMDGPLAVDAVRAFKLAGQGYSVMTKKIPGEITPKNRLLMAYPQ
- a CDS encoding ATP-binding protein yields the protein MAEKTDRTKPEANIQGKGSPQVETGDLRLLENDEVYVSLFRENCAVMLMVDPDNLNIIDANQAALLFYGWTHEQIIRKKATDINNIEESVLVPKIKEAMYKKNAHFFTSHCMANGSIRDVEVYASPIILNGEKRIHAIIHDTTERKKAAEAIARSKQKLAEQAIRTNHLASLGELAAGVAHEINNPVTGIISLAEVLMDKFAEDERERKIPEMIIHEGERISKIVKNLLSFAKDRDDDFTPVCIKDVLRLSVSLMERQILKDGIHLSINLPQRPFSVNGRSHELQQVFMNIISNARYAINAKYPYPDENKIFEIHGKILKIKRKDYARLIFFDRGSGIPSPLLDKITDPFFSTKPHDQGTGLGLSISHGIIDSHGGRLWFESRENEYTKVMVDLPLNMSQP